In Pectobacterium aroidearum, the following are encoded in one genomic region:
- a CDS encoding phage tail protein, giving the protein MFAVLGNIEFKVTAYWDGFNTSFGADYAEHGRIEGKPGLQFIGAKLDEITISLVFHKQYCTPEVELKRLTEAMRAHQAMALVFGNGDYRGWFVITALTSTSQHTDAKGNVLAMNASLTLREYIGDPKNPLKPPAIETPVPNVSAITKAVDKVSNFAASLRTAVTYAKKAHSAVKAVKTTVQIVKRMKNNPETALLQIPGLLTQVGNVLTPLSEVEPAFKKAAEAISDAAVQAEKMTPEITAVNKAANEMLKQVKQVAALLQDVDSKNVIEKLEAISKHVDAASDTFKGAEPALSKLTAEIVKRVEAYAP; this is encoded by the coding sequence ATGTTTGCAGTATTAGGAAATATTGAATTTAAAGTGACCGCCTACTGGGACGGCTTTAATACGTCATTCGGTGCAGATTATGCCGAGCATGGCCGCATTGAAGGTAAACCCGGTCTGCAGTTCATCGGTGCGAAGCTCGACGAGATTACTATTAGTCTGGTGTTTCACAAGCAGTACTGCACGCCGGAGGTGGAGTTGAAGCGGTTGACTGAGGCGATGCGGGCGCATCAGGCGATGGCGTTAGTCTTCGGCAATGGGGATTATCGCGGCTGGTTTGTGATTACCGCATTGACCTCGACTAGCCAACATACCGACGCGAAGGGCAACGTATTGGCCATGAATGCCTCGCTAACGCTGCGAGAATACATTGGCGATCCGAAAAATCCGCTCAAGCCGCCTGCGATAGAGACGCCTGTTCCTAATGTTAGCGCCATCACCAAAGCGGTCGATAAAGTGAGCAATTTTGCAGCTTCGCTACGCACGGCTGTCACGTATGCCAAGAAAGCACATTCCGCCGTTAAGGCGGTGAAAACCACCGTTCAGATTGTAAAACGGATGAAGAACAATCCCGAAACCGCGCTGTTGCAAATTCCCGGGCTGCTAACGCAGGTCGGGAATGTATTGACACCGTTAAGTGAGGTGGAACCGGCATTTAAAAAAGCGGCAGAGGCTATTTCTGATGCAGCGGTTCAGGCAGAGAAGATGACGCCTGAAATTACAGCGGTTAATAAAGCGGCGAATGAAATGCTGAAGCAGGTCAAGCAAGTTGCCGCTTTGTTGCAGGACGTCGACAGCAAAAACGTTATCGAGAAGCTGGAAGCCATCAGCAAACATGTGGATGCCGCGAGCGACACCTTTAAAGGCGCTGAGCCTGCGCTGAGCAAACTGACGGCGGAAATCGTGAAGAGGGTTGAAGCATATGCACCTTGA